A window from Ignavibacteriota bacterium encodes these proteins:
- a CDS encoding CHASE domain-containing protein, which yields MSKNNKLTIIIITGLISTIISYFIADNIEQKRLQIVFEKAASERIEIIYRSIEMTELVTESMRNLFLVKGDISYSDFQKFFNSYNKKMLGIQSIEWIPKIINSEKENFIKQASLTLGIPYGIYELDKNKNLINAREKNEYFPVYFLEPIENNKEVLGVDLSSDEARNSALRKSVAENMFVVSEKLNLVQDNKNEVGIRLFEPVIKNITINKTPEERFDNLIGFVGGVFKPKNIVENSISILSVQGIDIYLLDRSASIENQILYYHKARISKDSSKRKSNFEDNKFQKQFVFGGRNWAIVCIPNKDFYDKNQAYIPHLIAIISLSIFTFFAFYYNRVSKEKERINKIVDKRTSELNESAQRLNLAIDGAELGLWDWNIITGDLYYNDRFATMLEFRENELESKYESWEKLIHPEDREEVMEKLNHHFEGYSPVFSSESRLGTKSGNWKWVQVLGKVIARNQNGKPERAIGINIDITERKYIQQKLVKYSQKLEKQNIEKSKIFSIISHDLKSPLVAINGFSELLVTDIETLDLAEIKKYCIYIYQSSTSLNSILEGLAEWGRMQLGQITFSPKTYLLSKQIEKVINQEKINALNKQIDIEENINKSIKIFADEIMIETCLRNLLSNAIKFTPNKGKIFIKAEPNNDKKFTISITDTGVGIPQANLKNMFRDSYNISTIGTAGEKGTGLGLGICKEFVERNGGTIWVESKENIGTTFYFTVRKEDGLDYLKNL from the coding sequence ATGTCAAAGAATAATAAATTAACAATTATTATAATTACGGGACTTATTAGCACAATTATTTCTTACTTCATTGCAGATAATATTGAACAAAAAAGATTACAAATAGTTTTTGAAAAAGCCGCTTCCGAAAGAATTGAAATAATTTATCGGTCTATTGAAATGACCGAATTGGTTACCGAATCAATGAGGAATTTATTTTTAGTTAAAGGCGATATTTCTTATTCAGACTTTCAGAAATTTTTTAATTCTTACAATAAAAAAATGCTTGGAATTCAATCTATTGAATGGATTCCCAAAATTATAAATTCAGAAAAAGAAAATTTTATAAAGCAAGCAAGTTTAACTTTAGGAATTCCATATGGAATATACGAATTAGATAAAAACAAAAATCTGATAAACGCACGAGAAAAAAACGAATACTTTCCCGTTTATTTTTTAGAGCCGATTGAAAATAATAAAGAGGTACTTGGGGTTGATCTTTCATCAGATGAAGCACGAAATTCTGCTCTAAGAAAATCTGTAGCGGAAAATATGTTTGTTGTTTCTGAAAAATTAAATTTAGTTCAGGATAATAAAAACGAAGTCGGCATAAGATTATTTGAACCAGTAATAAAAAATATTACCATAAATAAAACTCCGGAAGAGAGATTTGATAATCTAATTGGTTTTGTTGGCGGTGTTTTTAAACCAAAAAATATTGTTGAAAATTCAATTTCAATTTTAAGTGTACAAGGGATTGATATTTATTTATTAGATAGATCTGCATCAATCGAAAATCAAATTTTATATTATCATAAAGCAAGAATATCAAAAGATTCTTCTAAAAGGAAATCAAATTTTGAGGATAATAAATTTCAAAAACAATTTGTTTTTGGTGGAAGAAATTGGGCAATTGTTTGCATTCCCAATAAAGATTTTTACGATAAAAACCAAGCTTATATTCCTCATTTAATTGCAATAATTTCTCTTTCGATTTTCACTTTTTTCGCATTCTATTATAACAGAGTATCAAAAGAAAAGGAAAGAATAAATAAAATTGTTGATAAAAGAACCAGCGAATTAAATGAAAGTGCACAAAGACTAAATTTAGCAATAGATGGTGCAGAATTGGGTTTGTGGGATTGGAATATTATTACCGGAGATTTATACTACAATGATAGATTTGCTACAATGCTTGAGTTTAGAGAAAATGAATTAGAATCAAAATATGAAAGTTGGGAAAAACTTATTCATCCGGAAGATAGAGAAGAAGTGATGGAAAAGCTTAATCATCATTTTGAAGGATATTCTCCAGTTTTTTCTTCGGAATCAAGACTTGGTACAAAATCCGGAAATTGGAAATGGGTACAAGTGTTAGGAAAAGTTATAGCAAGAAATCAAAATGGAAAACCGGAAAGAGCAATTGGAATTAACATTGATATTACTGAAAGAAAATATATTCAGCAAAAATTAGTAAAGTATAGTCAAAAACTTGAAAAGCAGAATATTGAGAAAAGTAAAATATTTTCAATTATTAGTCATGATTTGAAAAGTCCGTTAGTTGCGATTAATGGATTTTCTGAATTACTTGTAACTGATATTGAAACACTTGATCTTGCAGAAATAAAAAAATATTGCATTTACATTTATCAGTCATCAACTTCACTAAATTCAATTTTAGAAGGATTGGCAGAATGGGGAAGAATGCAGCTTGGACAAATTACATTTTCTCCCAAAACATATTTACTAAGTAAACAAATTGAAAAAGTTATAAATCAAGAAAAAATAAATGCATTAAATAAGCAAATAGATATTGAAGAAAATATAAATAAGTCAATAAAAATATTTGCCGATGAAATTATGATTGAAACTTGTCTTCGTAATTTACTTTCAAACGCAATTAAATTTACACCGAATAAAGGAAAAATATTTATTAAAGCAGAACCGAATAATGATAAGAAGTTTACGATTTCCATAACAGATACTGGAGTTGGAATTCCACAAGCAAATTTGAAAAATATGTTTAGAGATTCTTATAATATTTCTACAATTGGAACAGCCGGTGAAAAAGGAACCGGATTAGGTTTAGGTATTTGCAAAGAATTTGTTGAAAGAAACGGCGGAACAATTTGGGTTGAAAGTAAAGAGAATATTGGAACAACGTTTTATTTTACAGTTCGCAAGGAAGATGGATTAGATTACTTAAAGAATTTATAA
- a CDS encoding NAD(P)/FAD-dependent oxidoreductase — MKNEYDIIVVGAGPAGSIASKFASEKGISVLMLEKDRDVGYPVRCGEAVSLAGVEEFVKPDPKWIAAEITKFSFISPDKTEVIIPFDGKGIILERKIFDYELANLAAQNGTEILTRTYVNGLILENNKVCGVKYEFRGKQHQIKSKIVIGADGVESRVGRWGGLKTHSDFRDMESGIQITAANINVDPNTCYFYWGSEYAPQGYLWIFPKGNKLANIGLAITGDIGKKKSAISFLNEFMNNYFPNSPILSSVAGGIPFTPTLKKIVNPGIMLVGDAARQINPLSGGGIISGMIGGSIAGKVAADAIISNDLNKIYDYEILWRERLGKRHEMFNRIKNGIYKFSDEKYNQIAHSLVDLPDEKRTLGNVAKKAVINNPSLLIDVAKVFLK, encoded by the coding sequence ATGAAAAACGAATATGATATAATTGTTGTTGGTGCCGGACCAGCTGGATCAATAGCGTCAAAATTTGCATCTGAAAAAGGTATCTCGGTTTTGATGCTGGAAAAAGATAGAGATGTTGGTTATCCGGTAAGATGCGGAGAAGCTGTAAGTTTAGCCGGAGTTGAAGAATTTGTAAAACCCGATCCGAAATGGATTGCTGCAGAAATTACGAAATTCAGTTTTATTTCACCGGATAAAACCGAAGTAATAATTCCCTTTGATGGAAAAGGAATAATATTAGAAAGAAAAATATTTGATTATGAACTTGCAAATTTAGCTGCTCAGAATGGAACTGAAATTTTAACTCGTACTTATGTTAACGGGTTGATTTTAGAAAACAACAAAGTTTGCGGAGTTAAATATGAATTTCGAGGGAAACAACATCAAATAAAATCTAAAATTGTAATTGGTGCAGACGGAGTTGAATCAAGAGTTGGGCGCTGGGGCGGATTAAAAACTCACTCAGATTTTAGAGATATGGAAAGCGGAATTCAAATTACTGCAGCAAATATTAATGTTGATCCAAATACATGCTATTTTTATTGGGGAAGCGAATATGCACCGCAAGGATATTTATGGATTTTCCCCAAAGGAAACAAATTAGCAAATATTGGATTGGCAATTACGGGAGATATTGGAAAGAAAAAATCCGCAATTTCTTTTCTTAATGAATTTATGAATAATTACTTTCCCAATTCGCCAATTTTATCTTCGGTTGCCGGGGGAATTCCATTTACTCCAACTTTAAAAAAAATTGTAAATCCCGGAATTATGTTAGTCGGAGATGCGGCTCGACAAATAAATCCGCTTTCCGGCGGAGGAATTATTAGCGGAATGATTGGCGGAAGTATTGCCGGAAAAGTTGCCGCTGATGCAATTATTAGTAATGATTTGAATAAAATTTATGATTATGAAATTTTATGGCGAGAGAGACTTGGCAAACGTCATGAAATGTTTAATAGAATTAAAAACGGAATTTATAAATTTAGTGATGAAAAATATAATCAAATTGCGCATTCATTAGTTGATTTGCCCGATGAAAAAAGAACATTGGGAAATGTTGCAAAAAAAGCTGTAATAAATAATCCTTCATTATTAATTGATGTTGCAAAAGTATTTTTAAAGTGA
- a CDS encoding PAS domain S-box protein translates to MQTNIENTATGKDLTDNFRERYIDFFKSVFNEAQTAICIADYEGKIVEINNHFAELFGYEKSELVGTEYLNLLSVDSQSVAKENHKKIFNGINILKAEEKVKHKNGTYFYIQTTNLRVNDEDGNKLRITTAVDVTNRLKNELVQSVLLQISNLINNSQIDKNLYESIYNFLTQLMPIKNFAICLLNSKTNQLEFPYLLSEIEFDEKHNLEEEFKFMQKTASSFILSEKDIELLVTNSQLFEYIAKPNTILGIPLKIKNEIIGAVIIKDYLGNLYTKKDKEVLELVADQIAHVIERKNYEDELIAAKKEAEDAARLKSDFLAQISHEIRTPLNSILSFSALIKNELNGQLNPEMAETFEYIERGGNRLTRTIDLILNVSKIHNQKYKIELNEVNLDDDILWPIVKELHSKAFAKGIKLELKNSKSPLRLVCDQYSINQMFINLIDNAIKYTNKGSISIESFINPYGNIQVDIIDTGIGISSAYINKIFDPFIQEEQGYTRTYEGIGLGLSLVKSYAELNNAELKVKSEKNVGSIFSVIFNT, encoded by the coding sequence ATGCAAACAAATATTGAAAATACAGCAACCGGAAAGGATTTGACAGATAATTTCAGAGAAAGATACATAGATTTTTTTAAATCTGTATTTAATGAAGCGCAGACTGCTATTTGTATTGCAGATTATGAAGGCAAAATTGTAGAAATTAATAATCATTTTGCAGAATTATTTGGATATGAAAAATCTGAACTTGTTGGAACTGAATATCTTAATTTACTTTCAGTTGATTCGCAATCGGTTGCAAAAGAAAATCACAAAAAAATTTTTAACGGAATAAATATTTTAAAAGCTGAAGAAAAAGTTAAACATAAAAATGGTACATATTTTTACATTCAAACAACAAATTTGCGCGTTAATGATGAAGATGGAAATAAATTAAGAATTACAACCGCAGTTGATGTTACAAACAGATTAAAAAATGAATTAGTTCAATCAGTACTTCTACAAATTTCCAACCTAATAAATAATTCACAGATTGATAAAAATCTATATGAATCTATTTATAATTTTTTAACTCAATTAATGCCGATTAAAAATTTTGCAATCTGTCTGCTTAACTCAAAAACAAATCAGCTGGAGTTCCCATATTTATTGAGTGAAATTGAGTTTGATGAAAAACATAATTTAGAAGAAGAATTTAAATTCATGCAAAAAACTGCTTCATCATTTATTCTAAGTGAAAAAGATATAGAATTGCTTGTTACAAATTCGCAGTTATTTGAATACATTGCAAAACCAAATACTATTTTAGGAATTCCGCTAAAAATTAAAAATGAAATTATTGGTGCAGTTATTATAAAAGATTATTTAGGAAATTTGTATACAAAAAAAGATAAAGAAGTTTTAGAATTAGTTGCTGATCAAATTGCTCACGTTATAGAACGTAAAAATTATGAAGATGAATTAATTGCTGCAAAAAAAGAGGCAGAAGACGCAGCGAGATTAAAATCAGATTTTCTTGCACAAATATCACATGAAATTAGAACTCCGTTAAATTCCATATTAAGCTTTTCTGCATTGATAAAAAACGAATTGAACGGTCAATTAAATCCAGAAATGGCTGAAACTTTTGAATATATAGAACGAGGCGGAAACAGATTAACAAGAACAATTGATTTGATTTTAAACGTATCTAAAATTCATAACCAAAAGTATAAAATTGAATTAAACGAAGTAAACTTGGATGATGATATTCTTTGGCCAATTGTTAAAGAACTTCACTCAAAAGCTTTTGCTAAAGGAATAAAACTGGAATTGAAAAATTCTAAATCACCGTTGCGTTTAGTATGCGATCAATATTCGATAAATCAAATGTTTATAAATTTAATTGATAATGCAATTAAATACACAAACAAGGGAAGTATTTCAATCGAATCATTTATTAATCCTTACGGAAATATTCAAGTTGATATAATTGATACTGGTATTGGAATTTCATCTGCCTATATAAATAAAATTTTCGATCCTTTTATTCAAGAAGAACAAGGTTACACAAGAACTTATGAAGGAATTGGTCTTGGTTTATCTTTAGTTAAAAGTTATGCCGAATTAAACAATGCCGAGTTAAAAGTAAAAAGCGAAAAAAACGTTGGTTCAATTTTCTCGGTAATTTTTAACACATAA
- a CDS encoding copper homeostasis protein CutC, whose translation MIKLEICINCDGLQKVSESVKAAYLGGASTIELCSAMHLDGLTPTPNQIVDARKSFMIRKGLMVMIRPRAGDFCYSKKEIQVMKNQINIAAKNGADGVVFGILDKQNNLDINSTQQLIEDSKKYNLLTTFHRAFDASRNPFETLDLLIQLGVNRILTSGTVWGENKFAIEGISKLSQLIDKANNKIEIVISGGINFISLKTILSQFNIENKNISFHSYSGVRENGFTKLELVKSLAELVKNF comes from the coding sequence ATGATAAAATTAGAAATTTGTATAAATTGTGATGGTTTGCAAAAAGTCAGCGAATCAGTTAAAGCTGCTTATTTAGGTGGCGCTTCAACAATTGAACTTTGCAGCGCAATGCATTTGGATGGATTAACTCCAACACCAAATCAAATTGTTGATGCAAGAAAATCCTTTATGATTAGAAAAGGATTGATGGTTATGATAAGACCGAGAGCCGGAGATTTTTGTTATTCTAAAAAAGAAATTCAAGTAATGAAAAACCAAATTAATATAGCTGCAAAAAACGGTGCAGATGGAGTTGTTTTTGGAATTTTAGATAAACAGAATAATTTAGATATAAATTCAACACAACAATTAATTGAAGATAGCAAAAAATATAATTTGCTTACTACATTTCACCGCGCATTTGATGCTTCAAGAAATCCTTTTGAAACTTTGGATTTATTAATTCAATTAGGAGTTAATCGTATTCTAACAAGTGGTACAGTTTGGGGAGAAAATAAATTCGCAATAGAAGGAATTTCCAAATTATCTCAATTGATTGATAAAGCTAATAATAAAATTGAGATTGTAATTTCCGGAGGCATTAATTTTATAAGTTTAAAAACTATTTTAAGTCAATTTAATATAGAAAATAAAAATATATCATTTCATTCGTATTCCGGCGTACGAGAAAATGGATTTACAAAATTGGAATTGGTAAAATCTCTTGCTGAACTAGTTAAGAATTTTTAG
- a CDS encoding 4Fe-4S binding protein, with product MIFCNNFIKEVILLLIEIIPDKCDFCGCCVGVCPEDAIELKEAEIKIIEKLCTNCSKCVWSCPIEVLKFNSNKIALEKV from the coding sequence ATTATTTTTTGCAACAATTTCATAAAGGAAGTCATTTTGCTTTTAATAGAAATAATACCAGATAAATGCGATTTTTGCGGATGCTGTGTTGGGGTTTGTCCCGAAGACGCAATTGAATTAAAAGAAGCTGAAATTAAAATTATTGAAAAACTTTGCACAAATTGTTCAAAATGTGTTTGGTCATGCCCAATTGAAGTTTTGAAATTTAATTCAAATAAAATTGCATTGGAAAAAGTATGA